The following is a genomic window from Nguyenibacter vanlangensis.
GCAGCGGCAAAACCACATTGCTAAACCTTATCGGCTGCCTGGACCGCCCGACGAGCGGCCGCATCCTGATCGCCCAAAAAGACACCAGCGGCTTCGACGAGCGACGGATGACGGCGTTTCGCGCCGAGACGCTGGGCTTCGTCTTCCAAAACTACAACCTTCTTCCTGTGCTGACGGCCTTCGAAAACGTCGAATTTCCGTTGCGGCTTATCGAGCCGGACCGGCAGCGCCGTCGCCGGATGGTGGGCGAGATGCTGGAGCGTGTCGGCCTCGGCGGGCTGAGCCATCGCAAGCCGGCTCAGCTCTCGGGCGGCCAGCAACAGCGTGTTGCCGTGGCGCGGGCGCTCGTCAAATCACCTGCACTCGTCCTCGCGGACGAGCCGACCGCCAATCTCGACGAACGCACAGCCATCGCCCTCATCGAGACGATGCGCGCCCTGCAGCGCGAGATTGGAACGACTTTCCTCTTTTCCTCCCACGATCCGCGCCTGATCGGCGAGGCAGACACGCATATCGAAATCGCAAACGGCCACCTGAGTGCGCTTCACCAGGGCAGCCGATCTCTCGCCCCCGTAAAGGAGACACGCGCATGAGCGGGTTTGAAATCGCTTTTCGCAATACCGTGCGTAACAGTCGGCGATCCGTGCCGTCCATTGTCGCCGTCGCACTGGGAACGGCCGCGATCGTGCTGTTCAACGGATACGTCAGCTACATGATTCATGGCATGCAGACCGGCACCGTCCGCTCGCTCGGCCATCTGCAGGTGGTACGTGACGGCTATCTAGATTTCGGGCGTGGCAATCCCGGTCGTTTCTCGATCCATAATTATGAGAAAGTCATCGCCGCCATACGTCAGGAAGCGGCTCTCCAAAGCCGGATCGCCGTCGTGACGCCGGAGCTTGACGTCTACGGAATTGTAGGGCGCGACGGTCGCGATGAATCATCCTCCTTCGCCGGCGAGGCATGGAATCCGTCGGAGCGCCGTGCTCTTGGCGCGTGGGACGGTTTCGACATGCATATGCCGGCGACGCGCGCCACACTGAACGAGGACCAGCCCGACAGTGGCGTGATGGGCGTGGGCCTGGCGCAGCTTCTGGATCTGTGTGGCGATCTGAAGGTGCCGCATTGCCGCGCCCTGCCGCAGATCATGCCCTCCCCCGCAGAGCGCGCGCCGGGCGCTACCACGCCGGATGATCTGGCTGCGCTCGCCGCCACGTCCATGGCCGTCCGTCCCGCCCCGAAGCCTGGCATCAGCGTAGATCTTCTCGCCGCATCGCCGACGGGTCTGCCGAACGTCATGAGAATGACGGTGCTACGCACCGAACGCCAGGCGATCCGGGATGTGGACGCCACCTACGTCGCCATGCCTCTGGCCTTGGGGCAGAGGCTCGTCTTTGGCCCCGGCGTGAAGGCGGCTTCGACGATTATCGTCCAGCTTCGCCAGACGAGCATGATGGCCCCGGCACATCCGATCCTCGAGCGCGTCGTCAAGAGCATCGATCCCGGCCTGACGGTGGTGGATTTTCATGAAGTCAGCCCGATCTATGATCAGATCGTCAATAATTACAGAACGATCTTTCGCTTCATTGCTGTGTTGATGGGGCTGGTGACGATGTTTTCAGTCGCGAACACCATCACCATGGCCGTGGCTGAGCGGACACGCGAAATCGGCACCTTGCGCGCGCTGGGCTTCGAACGCTCCGCAATCCGCATGGTCTTCCTGATCGAGGGGGCCTTGCTCGGGTTGATCGGCGCCGTTTCCGGGGTCGCGGGCGGCCTGCTTATCGCGCGGTTGGTGAATGCCGCCGGCATGACATGGACGCCCCCGGGACGATCTGCACCGATACCCCTTCGGATCGAAACGGTATCGCAGCATGAAACGCTGATCGCCAGCGTCCTGGTTCTGACCATCCTCGCATGCCTTTCGGCCCTTCGTCCGGCTAGCCGGGCTTCCCGTCTCCCCATCACAAAGGCTCTCCAACATGCTTGATCTCGCCCCCGCCTTCGCTGCGCGCCTGCTCGTCGCGTTCGCGGCCCTTAGCGCATCCGCTTCCTCAATCGCCTTGGCGCAGGCGCCCGCCTCGTCCACAATTGATGCCCAGAACCTTCTGACTCGCTCGGACGCCGTGCGTAATCCGCCCGGATCGTTTTCTGCCCGCGTCACGCTGACTGAGTATCGCGACGGTGCGCAGAGCGACAGCGCGGCGCTCATGATTTATTCCCGCCCGTCGGAAAACTCCGGACAATATTACAACCTGGTTCGCTACGAAGCCCCGGCCCGCGATAACGGCAAGCTGCTTTTGCACAAAGGTGTCGATCTTTGGTTCTTCGATCCCGCAAGCGCGGCGAGCGTGCGAATCTCGCCACAGGCCCGCTTGCTGGGTGAGGCATCGAATGGCGATGTCATGACGACCAATCTGGGCAAGGACTATCGCGCGACCTTGCTGCGCACTGAAAATACGGAAGACGCCGCGCACCATGTGCATGAATGCGCCGTCCTGCACCTCACGGCCGAACGCGAAGATGTTCCCTATAACGGGGCGGATTACTGGATCGACCGCACCACCGCCGTACCGGTGAAGATCAATTTCCTCACTTCCGAGGGACGCGTTCTGAAAACGGCCTATTTCCGTCGGTTCGACAACGTCCTCGGCGTTCAACGCCCGACCGAGACCGTCATTCTCGATGGCCTCAATCCTCACTGGATCACGGTCATGCGCACGGGAGCGTTTACCCCGCGGGAAATTTCCGTCGCCTGGTTCCAGCGCGACTACCTGCCGCGTTTCGAGGAGGAATGACATGCAGAGGGCGGGATATGCGGCCCTTGCGATGTGCGGCGTCGCCGCCATCGTATCGCATGGCGCGAGGGCCCAGGTCGCACGGGCGCCGGATCTCCCTGGCTCGGTCCTTCCGCCGGAGAAACAGGTCCTTTCGTCCCCGACCCCTTCCTCCCCGGTCCCATCCACGCGGCCGTCCACCGCAGCCCCGGATCTTCCGGGCGCAGTGATTGATCCATTGCCACAACAGCATGAACATGCCCCAGCCCAAAATTCGAAAGATGGCGACACGCAGGCCGACATCCTGAAGGGGATCGAACTTCAAGCTTGGTACCAGAGCTTTCATGAGTTCGCGTTCACCTACACGGGAAAGAGCTGGGGCACATCGGATAACACCCGCATCGTCACGGGGTATCGGCGGCATATCCGGCTCGGCAAGCATTGGTCGATAGCCTTGTCCGATCGCCTGGATCTGATCCAGACGCTGCATAATTTTCGACCAGCGGAGACGACCGGCAGCGCTGCCAGCCATACGCTGAATGCTCTGCGCGAGGTCTCGGCAAGCTGGCGCGGGAGCGGCGCGAACACCGTGTTCATCGATCTGGGGCGGATCAACATCCGCAACGGTGTCGCCTCTGGCTACAACCCGACGGATTTTTTTAAGACCAATTCCGTGCTTCAGGCCACGACGCTCGATCCAAGCGCCTTGCGGGAGGATCGCCTAGGGGTCTTCATGGTGCGCGCGCAGAAATTGTGGTCCTGGGGCGGCGTGACCGCGGCTTACGCGCCCCGTCTCTCCTCGCAGCACGATCCTTTCATGACACTTCAGCATATTCCGGCCTTCAGCCTAGATCTGAACCGCACGAATACGGCGCATACGGGATATTTCAAGATCTCGCCGCAGATCAGCCAGCGTCTCTCCGTGGATGCGATCGCCGTTATCCGTGAGCATGAAACACCTCGGATCGGTATCGACAGCTCGGCGCTGATCGGGGACTCGATCGTCGTCTACGCCGAGGCGGCAATTTCACGCTTCAATATTCTCCAAGGCCCGGACGCCCTGACTGCGGTTCCGGAAGGCACGATGGCCGGAATCGCCGGCCCCGTCCGCTGGCGCGCGCGCATTGCTGCGGGCTTGACGTGGACGACACCGATCGGCATTTCCCTTACTCTCGAGAATCATTACACGGGTGACGCGCTCTCCCATCACGCATGGAACGCATGGCGCTCCACAACGAACGAAGCCGCCCTCGACCGCCTATCACTCGAAGCGGCGCGCCGCAGCGGAGAGGAAGAGCCGATCACATGCGATGCCTGGTTTTTCCGTATCTCCGATAACCGAGTCTTCGGTCGGCGCGGGCTGGGCTTCTCCGCCTTTACCTTTATCGATTCGCAAGACGGCAGCACCCTGACCCAGATGACGCTTTCTCAGGCCCTGACCCGACATTTGCAGTTGACCGCCCAGCTAGGCCTCTACACGGGTGACGCGCGCAGCGATTACGGCTCAGGTCCGGCGACGCGTTTTGTCTCAGCCTATCTTTCCTACCGTTTATAAGCAAAAGAAATCGGTCCAGCCTGGGTTTATCGCCCCCGGCAGGCGCGCGGCGAAGCCCGCAAAGCGATTTGTCTTTCCGGATTTTAGGGTCTGTTAGATCTTGATCCAATCTGCGGCTGCTGCGAGGTGAAGGATAGCGAGGAACGAGGTGGCGGTCTTTTCGTATCGGGTTGCGACGGCGCGCCATTCCTTCAGACGGGCCCAGAGGTTTTCCACCAGATGCCGGTTTCGATAAACCCATTGTGGACAGGCAACGGCAGCGTCCCGGCGCTTGGGCGGCATCGCTGGTCGCGCACCCATGGCCCAGACATGGTCCCGGAAGGCATTGGAAGCATACCCCTTGTCACCGACGACCCATAATGGCTCGCGTGGCATGCGGTCGAGCATGGCGGGTGCGAGCGGCAGTTCGTGCGCCTGACCGGGAGCCAGGGTGAAGGTGGCGGCACGGCCACGTCCGTCAGCGACTACGCAGACCTTGGTTCCATAGCCGTCGGTGAAAATCTGTGTCCCATTGCTTTCAATCATTCCTTGTATGCGAGAATAACCTACAAGATCTAACAGATCATAATCACGAACTCGTGAACTTCTCAGGTGTGCTTCCGCGGAACTTTGACCCGCTCCGCACCTTTGCGCGATTGCGCCGCGTGATCACATTTCGTAATTAAATAGTGACAGGGTAACGAGGACGCCACGCATGCTGACGAACCGTTCGGGCATTGATCTGCACAAATTCAGCGAGGCCCTTCGCGACCTTTCGACAGGTGGTGAGATCCGGAATTTCTTGCAAGAAATGGTCGATCGGCTTGGCTTCACGCATTTTGCCTACCATGTCGTCAAGACACCTGATGTGGATCACCTCGGCGCCCGACAGGTTTACGGCCTAACTACCTACCCGACCGAATGGCTTCGACATTACGTCGCCAATGGCTATGTTCATGAAGATCCCGTCGTTGCCAAGGTCTTCGATAAGCGCTCGCCCTTTGTCTGGGGCGATGCGATTGACGCGGAAGAACTGTCGAAAAAGCAGCGTCAGCTGCTGGAGGACGCGCAGGATGCTGGGCTAAAAAACGGCCTAACGATTCCCCTGATGTCCCGGAATGGCGAGGTCGCGGCGCTGAGTCTGATCCCGGGAAGCGCAGCTTCCGAAACGATGCGTTCAGTCGAGATGCAGTATCTCGTGCAACTCCTCGCCCTGCATTTGCACGATCATGCGGCGCGCGTGGTAATAGAGGAAGGGCTAACCGATAACAGCCGTCGGCGCAAGACCCTTCTCTCCAACCGCGAAAGCGAGGCGCTGAGCTGGGTCGCGCGTGGAAAGTCGACGTGGGATATTTCGCGTATTCTCGAAATCTCGGAAAAATCCGTCGAGTTCTACCTGGATTCCGCCAAACGCAAACTCCAGGCCACGAACCGCACCCAGGCCGTCGTCAAGGCGATCGTCCTGGGCTTGATTCGGTTCGACCCATGAGAAGCAGGGCCTTATTCTTGCGTACGCCAAGCGAGAGCCACCTGCATCCGATCCCTGTTGGATTGCCACAAAGTCCATCGCCCATCATAGCCGGCCGGCGCGCGAATCATCCCGGGAGGCTGCGTGCGGATGGAGAAGGCGCTGAAATCCAGCCGCATGCCAACCCCCAGAGCTTTCGCGACAGCTTCCTTCAAGGTCCAGATGGAGATCTCACGCGCGGTGCCGGGAGGTTGCAGCTTCAGCCAGGCCTGCTCCTCCGGCGAAAGCAGCCAGGCGCAGTTGCGCGTGCGTCCCTCACGCAGAAATTCCGCATCGACCCCGACATCGCCATTCTCGAAGACGGCGCACACGGCGCTGTGCCGCGCATGCGCCATGCTGATATCGAGTTTGCTGACAGGCCAGACGACCCGAGGCTTTCGTCCCACGCGACTTTCGATCAGCACATGATCAAGCGGCACGCCGAGGCAGGTTGCCGCCGCACTGCGCATCAGGCCATGCGCCAGCTCGAACAGCCGGCGCTCATCCTGGTAACGCAACGCATCACGGCGAAGGCGTTCTTCCTCGCTCAACGTCTCCGCGAAAATAAGCGCGTCCTGGTCGCTCGTCTGCCGGGCGTCGATACTGAAGAGGCGGGGACGCAATGCGGCAAACGGGACCTCGATTTGCCATTCCTGCACCGGAATCATGGTGAAACGCCTTCAAGCTTGGGGGTGCAGGGCATGAACCGGCACCTGTTTTCATTCCATCGAGAAAGGATTTGAGCGCCAATGAGCACAATCAACTTTTCCGGCTGCGAACACCAGATCGAGGCCAGCGCAGCTGAATTCGGCGGCAGTTCGTTTGTCGAGGTTAGCTTCGCCGAGAGCGCTTTCTCGATCGTGACGTTCGCCGGAGCATCCTTTGACACAGCGAATTTCGAAGGATGCTCGTTCGATTCCGTGCGTTTCGATGGCGCGCGTTTCGCCGAGGTGTCCTTCAAGAATATCGCTCTTCGCGAAGGCCATCTCGAAGGCTTGACGATCGAGGGAATCCCCGCAGCGGAGCTGCTCGCAGCCTGGCGGAAAACGCGCACCGAGTCCTGAAGGCACAAGGTGATCCGGTGCGTCATCGTGCCGCCTCCGACGCGCTCACGAAACCGCTCCGCGCGCGCGCCATGCGCCGGCGGCACCAGGCTGGGTAGCGATCGCTGAAAATGATCGTCGCGATGATTCCCAGATAGCAGATCCCGGCAGTCGTCTCCGTATCGAGAGGTGACCAGCCTGCGATGAACGCATTCACCAGAAAGGTCACTGACCACGCGGCCGAAATCGTACGGTTGATCGCGATGAAAGCTGGAGTGCTCCAATGCTGTCGCGGCACGGCCAGGCGGGCATCCGCCAGCGTGAACGGGCGATTGACGACAAGGCTCGTCAGGCCCGTCACTGCGAGAAAGGCATAAAAGAGGAAGGTTGCGTGGCGGTCCGCCCAGATGACATGAACAGCCACGTCGTTGAGGAAGAAAAGCGCTAGCAGCGCCGCACCGGCCCAGGAGAGCCAACTTCCGGTGCGAAGCCGCCGCCACGCAATCAGGATATGCACCCCGAGCAGGACAGCCCAGCTCGCCGCGGCCCAATCCGGCGGAAGAAGCCGAGAAATGGCGACCACCATGATCAGAGGCAGGGCACTTCGAACAATACGTAGATACATGACGGCGTTCTCCTCGTGGTCAGGTTTAGATGTCGTCGAACTGGCGTCCGAAACGCGGCGTGAAGTTTGAATAGGCAGGGCGGAGCGCGGCGGCGACCTGCCCGGTCGCGAGCCCCAGGGCCGCACCGCTAACAAGGCCGGACATTGTGCCGTAGATCGTCGTGAAAAAAACATCCCCAACCCGCCATGGGTTGGTCGCCACTTCCACGCCGAGCGCATAGCGAACACCGAACCCGCCGATCGATACAATCAGGATGGCGGGCATGCCGGGTCGCAACAAAGTCATCGTGCCGCGCTCAAGGACAAGCCCGTCCGCAAGGCGGATACGGCGATGCATGATGACCGTCACAATCAGGCCGATACCCACGAATCCGGCAAGCGCCGCAGGGGCATCGTGCATCTGTGTCGTCAGCGCGTATAGCGACCATCCAATCATCACGAGCGGCAGGATGAACAGCCGGGCGATCGAAATGCGCTCCGGTTGCAAAGCGGCAAAACCGCGCCTGACTAGCAGGAAGAGAATGACCCAGATCCAGATGGGGGTGTGGCTCAGGATGTCGCTCATGACGCTACCTCCACGGCCCCCGGCCGATCGGCGGGAAGGAGACCCGGCGAACCGCGCGACGGATCCGGGGCGGAAAGGATCGCCTGCAGATGGACACGGCCGTCTGGCCCCGTCACCCGCACGCGGCGGCGCATCGCGCCGGCGAGAACGATGTTGCTGGACGAGCATGTAAGCCGGATGCCCGCCTGACAAGGAAGCTGAAACCGCGCATCGATGACATCCACGCCAGCGCGTTCATACGCGGTGGACGAGGGGCATATTTCCTGCCAGATGAAATTCAGCACCTGTGAACCAGGGGCGACTGGAAAATCGGGAAAGTGCTCGTCCATCAGCACATGGTCAGCTTGGATGACGAAGCTGAACTCCGTTCCCGAGCCGCCGACTTCACGGCGGAACAGGGCCAAAGGGGCATCCTCATGCAGCATGGGTTTTGGCCTCCCGCCCAGTTTCTACCGCTGCCACCACAACCGTCGTCAAGACGGCGGCACGCGGTGGCGCGCTGGCTTCGAACGAGGCGGGCGTCAGCATCGCTTCGACCCTCACCGTAGTGCCAAAAATCTGCCCGCGTCCCGTCGCACGATAGATGAGCGTGTCGGCCGACCCATCGGAGGCGCGATCGACGGTGAGTTGTTTGATCGTGGCGGGAAGAACTCTCGGCGCCACGCCATCCGGCCCGCGCAGTAATTCACGCCCAAGCCGCGCGCAGAACTGATTGACCCCCTCGATCAGGAGAAAGGTCGTATCGGCTTGCTGCCAATCGAGATAGCGCGATAGGTCGAGTATCGCCGTCATCGTGTCCGCGTCCCGGGTCAGCGGACCGCAGATAGAAAGAAAATGCCTCATCTCATCTCTCCCTTTATCAGGCCGCGTCAGGCGCGATCGTCGATTACGAGCCGCTGTTTGTGGCGATCCGTGGTCGCCAGCGTTTCGAAGCCGCGCGGCTCTACATGAATGTCCTGCCCCTTATCCGCCGCCTCGGAGAGCGCCGGGAGGGCAAGAAGGGCGTTGTGGCACGCAATGATGGCGCCGGCGTCGTCGCTTAGCCCGAACACTCCCACACGCATGATATCTCGCCCGAAACTGTCGGCCGTCAGGCGGATTTCGATGTCCGGATCGGTCATGCCCGAGGCCATGCCGATCGCCGATCGCACATCATCCGTATCGATGATGTTGCCCATGAAGTTGAAGTCGCGCCCCGTGCGGGCGATTCCCGAAAGTAAGATATCCCGCCCAGATTTCGCTACCGTGACACGATCGCCTGTCATATAACGCACGATGGGTACTGGGAGATGAGGGTCCAGACACGTGACCAGAAGGCGGTCCTGCGGGTCCAGCTCCAGAAAATATGCGTCGGAGCGGACGTGATAGATACCGGCGGATGTCGTCTCGATGCCGAGAAACCCTGCCTCGGAGAGCCCATAGAAACCGGTAATACGGGCGTGCGGAAAAATCTCCTGCACCAGCTTGCGTTTTGCGCCGCCGAAGGCCTCGCCAGTATAGAGAATGCTGCGTATAGGCAACGTCTTGCCGGCTTCGCTCAAGGCGATGGCGAATTGTGCGATCGTTGCCGGTGTTCCGGTGAGGCCGTTCACCCCACAGCTTTCGATCAGATCAAGCGCCGGCCCGGTCATATCCGCGGCGCGGGCGCCATTGGGAAGGATCGTCGCCTGGCAGGCCTGAAGGATCGAATTCATCCCGTGATGCAGGATCGAAAAATTCCCGACCATGAAGAGGTTGAGAAACACGTCACTACGACGGATAAGTCCAGCGCTCCGGATTCGATGGATGAGAAGCTTGTCCTCATCGCTATGGCGGATGCCGGGCGGCAGAATTCGGGACATCACTAGCTTGGACGGGCCGGTCGTGCCGCTGGACCCACCGATATAGACCGGTGCGCCGCCACGATTGGCGTAGGCCCGTCGGGCAAGAGCGGCGTAATCCTGGCCCGAAAGGCATGGTACGTTTTTCTGGAATGTCTCGAGATCCGGCACGGCCGGAGCAGCGCCTTCGTGGCCCGCCACCGACCAGAGCCGCTCGACAACTGTTTTTATTTTGAAAGGAGAATAAAAAGTCGTGCGCACGGATGTGGCGGGCGCGACGTTCGCGCGTATCATGTGGTTCATGTCAGATTGTCTCCAGATGAATGCGTTGAGCGAGTGACCGATGATCAATCTTGCCGCTCTCGGTGCGCGGCAGTTTCGGCAGGAATTTGAGGCGGAAATTGAAACCGGGGATTATGGGCTCGACGATCCGCTCAAGTGCGAGCCTTTCGGCCTGCGTGGCGGCGACATCGGCCGCTTCGAGAAAAAGCACGAGAACGCCTTCCTTGGTCTTGGCGTAACCTACGCCGGACACACCATGCAGCCCGCATAGGGAGTCGGCAACGGCGTGCAGCGAGATAAGCTGACCGTTGATCTTCACCAGATGGGATGTGCGGCCAGCCCAGCTGTGCAGACCATCCCAATCGCGCCGAAAATGGTCCCCGCTCTCAATCCATTCCGGGGCGGGAACAAGAGCGAGGTCCGACTTCAAAAAGCCGAGCATCGCATAGGGCGAACGATAGAAAAGCCGCCCGATTCCATCATAATTTGCGTCCGCGATGCGGGTCTCGATCTCGGCTTGCATCGGATAGCCTGCCGAGATTGCGCCATCGTGCTCGAAACGTGTAAAATCCTCGATGGAGGAAACATCGATCGCAAAGAGTCTCGGCCCCGCTTCGGTCTGGCCGAAATTATTCCAGATCGCCCCGCAATGAGGCCGGAGCGCGCGGACATGATCGACGGTGAGGCGATCCGAAGCATTGAGAATGCGCAGATCAGCTGAAACGAAAGACGAGCGCGCCCATTGCTGCGCTAGCCCGACGCACCAATCCCCCAGGATCGGCAGGATCGTGGTGCCACGCCGCTCGGCCTCGACGGCGACGAGGCGCGAGTCGACGAAATCGATATAGTCGATAGCGCTACCAGAATGCAGGGTGCAGAGGGTGGTGGACAGGCCATACATATAGTTGACGGGAAATGCGCAGAGCGTCCGGTCCGATGCCGTAAGGCCGAGATAGGCGGTCACACGGGCCGCATTGGCCACGAGACGCTCCTCGTCATGCACGATCCTCTTGGGACGCCCTGTCGTCCCAGATGAACTGAACACGATCCGTGCAGGCTGCGCGGAAGGCGCGAGCGGCGCACCGTCGTCATTCGACGACGCTGGCGGCGCGGCATATGGCAGACGCACAACTTGGCATCCTTGAAGGACAGGGGGGATCGGCCGTCCCTCCGTCATCAGGAGGCGCGTGGTGCCCGTGTCGAAACCCTGCATCGCGCTCGCTACGGCGCGCGGCGTCACGATCGTTGCGAGCAGCCCCTCATGTGAGATCACGAAGAGCGCGATGACGACTTCGATCGGAGAGAAGGCGACGAAAATCGACAATGATTCCGGCACCGGAGGCTGCGCACGTAGGGCCAGGATCGCTTGCCGGCAGCGCCGCGCCGCTTGCGTGGCGTCGAGTTCATCGCCGCGCCATCGTAGCGTCCAGCCCGGACGTGTGAGGAACTCATGGAAGCGCATGGCACCCTCACGCCGCGAGAGACGGATTCTGAAGAACCATGGACGAGGCCAGCCCGCCCATTCCGAAGGAGTTCTTTAGAACGTTATTTAAACGTATCGATCTGGTGCTCCGCGCGAGAGGCACTTCGATCCGCGGGTCCACCTCGTCAAGATTGCGGATAGCGCCGATGAAATCGTCGCGGAAGTTCGCGATCACCCCCATGACTTCCATCGCTCCCGCAGCGGCGATCAAATGCCCATGGAGGGATTTGGCCGCAGTGACAGGAGGCATCGGCGTGTCGCCGAAGAGGCGGCGGATCGCGCGGCTCTCATGCAGATCATTGAGCTTGGTAGACGTTCCGTGCGCGTTGATGCAGGAGATGTCCTGCGCCTTAAGGCCGGAATGCGCGAGCGCACGTTGCATGCACAGGAACATTTCCCTGTCTTGGGTATGCGGTGCCACGATGTGCTCCGCGCTTAACGAGGCGCCATACCCCATCAGGCGCGCATAAGGCGTGTGTCCTCGCCGGCGTACCGCATCTTCGCGCTCGACCACGAAGAGGATCGCTCCCTCCGCCGGTATGAAGCCGGAGCGTCGCGCATCGAACGGGCGTGAGCGGGCCGGCCCCTCAAGCTGCGGGTCCGTGCAGACGGCGCCGATCCCTTCAAGGCGCGCCACATTTAGCGGCGTGACCTTGGCCGAAACCCCACCGACGATGGCCGCATCGATGCGGCCATCGTCGATCGCGGCCGTCGCCATGCCCAGAGCCTGAAGCGACGCGGAACACAGGCCGACATGACAACGCGTGTATCCGCTGAAGCGAACCTGGCGATGAATGGCCCGGACGACACTCGTCACGTCAAGATCGAGCAATTCTGAGACACGAAAATGCTCGATCGCGTTGGCGACGAGTTTTTCGCGATCATTGCTGTTTTCGACACCAATCTTGGCGAGAAGATCACTGCATCGCTCAATATCGATGGCCGGCTCGTCAACCCCGATCACACAACCGATCCGATCTGCCTGATAGGCGTCGGAAGGGTTGAATTCGGCCAAAAGGCGGTTCAGCGCCTTTTCGGCGTAGAGAATTTCGCCCGGCCGGGCTACCTGGCCAGGTCGCTCGCGCGGCCAGCGTATCGTGTCGTTGCCCAGCTCGGGGAGACCGGCCCATTTGGTGGCATAGGTATCGGTAGCAAATTTCTTGATGGTACGAATGCCGGTGCGGCCCTCCTGAAGAGCAGCGCTGACTTGATCGAGCGTATCGCCAAGCGGTGTGATAGCACCGATCGCGCTGATGCAGACAGGGGAATGGGTCATGGCGGTCTCTCGCTTTTTCTCCGAGCCGCCCCTTGGGGCGAACTCCCTGTTTTCGATTAAAAAGAAGTTTTTCAATGCGTTGACGGTGTTCTGATCTTGCGCAGCGTGATGCAGCCGACACCCCATCCAAGTCCCGCGCCGTTGATCATGATCAGCGCACCCGGCGGCACCGTCGCATCGACGAGGATCGCCGCGAGATCAAGCAGGTTGTTGGGCTTGCCGGTGTACCCGATCAGATTCTTGAAGGCCTTCTGAGGCACATCCGGATAAATCGCAGCCAGCGCTTCCCTTTCTGCCGCATCGAGAAGCGGGGCTCCGTTGCGGTAGGCCACGATGATATCTGGCGTGCCACACTGCTCCTTGGCGCGCGTGAACAGCTTTTTCCATGTCGCGGCCTGGGGCCAGGGCTCCGGGGCGAACAGGGAAGAGGCATCAATGATTTCAGCGAGAGCATAGGGATGGTCTTGTGCCGACAGCATGAGAGCTGCCGCGCCGAATGTTGGGTCGATCTGCCCCGGCTCTTCATCCTTGCCGACAAGCCCCATCTTCCCGAAAGCCACGAGAGCATCGAAGGAGCGCATATTTCCCGAGGCAACGACCGCCGCTCCATTCGGGGCCCGGTCCGTCATGATTTCACGCCAAGCATCCTCAAGCGCGCAAAGCCCACTGAGTGACATTGCGCGGATCGGATACCCCCCCCCATGAGCCTCAAGCCGCTTGGACGCGTG
Proteins encoded in this region:
- a CDS encoding beta-ketoacyl-[acyl-carrier-protein] synthase family protein; amino-acid sequence: MGCRLHHAAQDQNTVNALKNFFLIENREFAPRGGSEKKRETAMTHSPVCISAIGAITPLGDTLDQVSAALQEGRTGIRTIKKFATDTYATKWAGLPELGNDTIRWPRERPGQVARPGEILYAEKALNRLLAEFNPSDAYQADRIGCVIGVDEPAIDIERCSDLLAKIGVENSNDREKLVANAIEHFRVSELLDLDVTSVVRAIHRQVRFSGYTRCHVGLCSASLQALGMATAAIDDGRIDAAIVGGVSAKVTPLNVARLEGIGAVCTDPQLEGPARSRPFDARRSGFIPAEGAILFVVEREDAVRRRGHTPYARLMGYGASLSAEHIVAPHTQDREMFLCMQRALAHSGLKAQDISCINAHGTSTKLNDLHESRAIRRLFGDTPMPPVTAAKSLHGHLIAAAGAMEVMGVIANFRDDFIGAIRNLDEVDPRIEVPLARSTRSIRLNNVLKNSFGMGGLASSMVLQNPSLAA
- a CDS encoding AMP-binding protein; translated protein: MRFHEFLTRPGWTLRWRGDELDATQAARRCRQAILALRAQPPVPESLSIFVAFSPIEVVIALFVISHEGLLATIVTPRAVASAMQGFDTGTTRLLMTEGRPIPPVLQGCQVVRLPYAAPPASSNDDGAPLAPSAQPARIVFSSSGTTGRPKRIVHDEERLVANAARVTAYLGLTASDRTLCAFPVNYMYGLSTTLCTLHSGSAIDYIDFVDSRLVAVEAERRGTTILPILGDWCVGLAQQWARSSFVSADLRILNASDRLTVDHVRALRPHCGAIWNNFGQTEAGPRLFAIDVSSIEDFTRFEHDGAISAGYPMQAEIETRIADANYDGIGRLFYRSPYAMLGFLKSDLALVPAPEWIESGDHFRRDWDGLHSWAGRTSHLVKINGQLISLHAVADSLCGLHGVSGVGYAKTKEGVLVLFLEAADVAATQAERLALERIVEPIIPGFNFRLKFLPKLPRTESGKIDHRSLAQRIHLETI